In one window of Nocardia brasiliensis DNA:
- the qcrB gene encoding cytochrome bc1 complex cytochrome b subunit — protein MATQLGSKVGAQADSADERYRAAAFLKRSINKVFPTHWSFLLGEIALYSFIILLLSGIYLTLYFDPSMTEVVYNGSYQPLRGVTMSRAYETALNISFEVRGGLFVRQVHHWAALLFAASIIVHLFRVFFTGAFRKPREANWVIGSLLLILAMFEGYFGYSLPDDLLSGTGLRAAFSSITLGMPIVGTWLHWLMFGGDYPGTIIIPRLFIAHVLLFPGIMLALIAAHIALVWYQKHTQFPGPGRTEKNVIGARIVPVFSLDQGAFFAFTLGIVAIMSGVFQINAIWTMGPYNPAQISAGSQPDFYMMWTDGMMRLIPPWELYLGRYTVPAPVWGALLMGLVFTVLITYPWIEKRLTRDTAPHHNLLQRPRDVPVRTAIGAMAIAFYVVLTLSCVNDILAYKFDISLNATTWSGRIGLLLLPPLAYFIAYRVCLGLQRSDRAVLEHGVETGVIKRLPHGEYIEIHQPLGPVDDHGHPIPLEYQGAPVPKKMSKLGLAGKPGTGSFFRADPQHESELNHETDHAEERRQLAVLHDYQERDRLNGNGSHRNGSSGS, from the coding sequence ATGGCAACTCAACTTGGTAGCAAGGTCGGCGCGCAGGCGGACTCCGCCGACGAGCGATATCGGGCCGCCGCCTTCCTGAAGCGGTCGATCAACAAGGTCTTCCCGACCCACTGGTCGTTCCTGCTCGGCGAGATCGCGCTGTACAGCTTCATCATTCTGCTGCTCTCGGGCATCTACCTGACCCTGTACTTCGATCCGTCGATGACCGAGGTGGTCTACAACGGGTCCTATCAGCCGTTACGTGGTGTCACCATGTCGCGGGCCTACGAGACCGCGCTGAACATCTCCTTCGAGGTACGCGGCGGTCTGTTCGTCCGACAGGTACACCATTGGGCCGCATTGCTTTTCGCGGCATCGATCATCGTGCACCTGTTCCGCGTGTTCTTCACCGGCGCGTTCCGCAAGCCGCGCGAGGCGAACTGGGTGATCGGCTCACTACTGCTGATCCTGGCCATGTTCGAGGGCTACTTCGGCTACTCGCTGCCCGACGACCTGCTCTCCGGTACCGGCCTGCGCGCCGCGTTCTCGTCCATCACGCTCGGCATGCCGATCGTCGGCACCTGGCTGCACTGGTTGATGTTCGGCGGCGACTACCCGGGCACCATCATCATCCCGCGCCTGTTCATCGCGCACGTGCTGCTGTTCCCCGGCATCATGCTCGCGTTGATCGCCGCGCACATCGCACTCGTCTGGTACCAGAAGCACACCCAGTTCCCCGGGCCGGGCCGCACCGAGAAGAACGTGATCGGCGCGCGCATCGTCCCGGTGTTCTCGCTGGATCAGGGCGCGTTCTTCGCCTTTACCCTCGGCATCGTCGCGATCATGAGCGGCGTCTTCCAGATCAACGCGATCTGGACCATGGGCCCGTACAACCCCGCACAGATCTCCGCGGGTTCGCAGCCGGACTTCTACATGATGTGGACCGACGGCATGATGCGCCTGATCCCGCCGTGGGAGCTGTATCTGGGCCGCTACACGGTGCCCGCACCGGTATGGGGCGCGCTGCTGATGGGCCTGGTGTTCACGGTGCTGATCACCTACCCGTGGATCGAGAAGCGGCTCACCCGCGACACCGCGCCGCATCACAACCTGCTGCAGCGTCCGCGTGACGTGCCGGTGCGCACCGCGATCGGCGCGATGGCGATCGCCTTCTACGTGGTGCTCACGCTCTCCTGCGTGAACGACATCCTCGCCTACAAGTTCGACATCTCGTTGAACGCGACCACCTGGTCCGGACGCATCGGCCTGCTCCTACTGCCGCCACTGGCCTACTTCATCGCCTACCGCGTGTGCCTCGGCTTGCAGCGCAGCGACCGGGCCGTGCTGGAGCACGGCGTGGAGACCGGCGTGATCAAGCGCCTGCCGCACGGTGAGTACATCGAGATCCACCAACCGCTCGGCCCGGTCGACGACCACGGCCACCCGATCCCGCTGGAGTACCAGGGCGCCCCGGTGCCCAAGAAGATGAGCAAGCTCGGCCTGGCGGGCAAGCCGGGCACCGGCAGCTTCTTCCGCGCCGACCCCCAGCACGAGTCGGAACTCAATCACGAAACCGACCACGCCGAAGAGCGCAGGCAACTGGCGGTGCTGCACGATTACCAGGAACGAGACCGGCTCAACGGCAATGGTTCCCACCGCAACGGTTCGTCCGGTAGCTGA
- a CDS encoding RDD family protein: protein MTSGGYDPNQYPQGGQPYGQPYPQGGQQYPQGGQQFPQGGQPYGQQPQYGQQPPQYGQQPQYGQPPQYGQQPQDPYGQYPQQPGGFNYGGQPGDLGTRIGARVIDALILYIPYLIIYFLVKNSLGLTIGLGLLWTVVQLGYFVGMETSQGTTLGKKVLGLKVLAPGGAAKIEPVTSLKRNVFVAANIIPCVGGLVSLVLAIYIMVTISQDPNKQGWHDKFAGGTQVVKA from the coding sequence ATGACAAGCGGTGGGTACGACCCCAACCAGTATCCGCAGGGCGGGCAGCCGTATGGGCAGCCGTACCCGCAAGGCGGCCAGCAATACCCCCAAGGCGGTCAGCAGTTCCCGCAGGGCGGTCAGCCCTACGGTCAGCAGCCCCAATACGGCCAGCAGCCGCCGCAGTACGGCCAGCAGCCGCAATACGGCCAGCCGCCCCAGTACGGGCAGCAGCCCCAGGATCCCTACGGCCAGTACCCGCAGCAGCCGGGCGGCTTCAACTACGGCGGCCAGCCGGGCGACCTCGGCACCCGCATCGGTGCGCGCGTCATCGACGCCCTCATCCTCTACATCCCGTACCTGATCATCTACTTCCTGGTGAAGAACAGCCTGGGCCTGACCATCGGCCTCGGCCTGCTCTGGACCGTGGTGCAGCTCGGCTACTTCGTCGGCATGGAGACCTCGCAGGGCACTACGCTCGGCAAGAAGGTGCTCGGCCTGAAGGTGCTCGCGCCCGGCGGCGCGGCCAAGATCGAGCCGGTCACCTCGCTGAAGCGCAACGTGTTCGTCGCGGCGAACATCATCCCGTGCGTCGGCGGTCTGGTCTCGCTGGTGCTGGCCATCTACATCATGGTCACCATCTCGCAGGACCCGAACAAGCAGGGCTGGCACGACAAGTTCGCCGGCGGCACCCAGGTCGTCAAGGCCTGA
- a CDS encoding queuosine precursor transporter has translation MSQLNETEVPEPGRPAPEHAAFAQAARGYYTPIVALFTATLIISNICATKGVQFFTDHSVRIGPIEVLPISTDGAWFLFPLAYILGDVLSEIYGFKSARRAIYYGFGVLLLTVVCFKIAIELPAAGFYENQDAFRTVIGTTPQLVAAGLAGYFVGELLNSATLVLIKEKTKEKHLWARLIGSTVVGEFGDTLIFCSIAATAIGIDSWSQFVNYVVVGFLWKTLAEVIVLPITYRVIAWLKKHEPTYAPSETPALLS, from the coding sequence GTGAGTCAGCTCAATGAAACCGAAGTCCCAGAACCTGGGCGCCCCGCACCGGAACATGCGGCTTTTGCCCAGGCGGCGCGGGGGTACTACACACCGATCGTGGCGTTGTTCACGGCAACGCTGATCATCTCCAACATCTGCGCGACCAAGGGCGTGCAGTTCTTCACCGACCATTCGGTGCGGATCGGCCCGATCGAGGTGCTGCCGATCAGCACCGACGGCGCCTGGTTCCTGTTCCCCCTCGCCTACATCCTCGGCGATGTACTGAGCGAGATCTACGGCTTCAAGTCGGCCCGCCGGGCCATCTACTACGGCTTCGGCGTCCTGCTGCTGACCGTGGTGTGCTTCAAGATCGCGATCGAGTTGCCCGCGGCCGGGTTCTACGAGAACCAGGACGCGTTCCGCACCGTCATCGGCACCACGCCCCAGCTCGTCGCCGCAGGCCTGGCCGGCTACTTCGTCGGCGAGCTGCTCAACTCGGCGACGCTGGTCCTGATCAAGGAAAAGACCAAGGAAAAGCACCTGTGGGCGCGGCTGATCGGTTCCACCGTGGTCGGCGAGTTCGGTGACACCCTGATCTTCTGCTCGATCGCCGCCACCGCCATCGGCATCGACTCGTGGAGCCAGTTCGTCAACTACGTTGTCGTCGGCTTCCTGTGGAAGACCCTCGCCGAGGTCATCGTGCTCCCGATCACCTACCGCGTGATCGCCTGGTTGAAGAAGCACGAACCGACCTACGCGCCCAGCGAAACCCCCGCGCTGCTCAGCTGA
- a CDS encoding DUF4190 domain-containing protein, whose product MTNPGDSDEWWKQYGGQGVSPESGASSSVPQYPNAEQPSGYPSAPQYPQQPAQPMTPPPQPQYQPGYQQPPAQPYGQQPNYAYQPAYQPYGMAQPQGTNGMAIGALISSLIGFFTCGIGSIVGIILGVVSLGQIKQTGQEGRGMALAGIWIGVGMIVLGLLWFLFVIIAGASGV is encoded by the coding sequence ATGACGAATCCCGGCGATTCCGACGAATGGTGGAAGCAGTACGGCGGTCAAGGCGTGTCGCCGGAATCCGGTGCGTCCAGCTCGGTTCCGCAGTACCCGAACGCTGAGCAACCCTCGGGATACCCGTCGGCGCCGCAGTACCCGCAGCAGCCGGCCCAGCCGATGACGCCCCCGCCGCAACCGCAGTACCAGCCGGGATATCAGCAGCCGCCCGCCCAGCCCTACGGGCAGCAGCCGAACTACGCCTACCAACCCGCCTATCAGCCGTACGGGATGGCCCAGCCGCAAGGCACCAACGGCATGGCGATCGGCGCCTTGATCTCCTCGCTGATCGGCTTCTTCACCTGCGGCATCGGCTCGATCGTCGGCATCATCCTCGGCGTCGTCTCGCTGGGACAGATCAAGCAGACCGGTCAGGAAGGCCGCGGCATGGCCCTGGCCGGCATCTGGATCGGCGTCGGCATGATCGTCCTCGGCCTTCTCTGGTTCCTCTTCGTGATCATCGCGGGCGCCTCCGGAGTCTGA
- the gluQRS gene encoding tRNA glutamyl-Q(34) synthetase GluQRS — MPEPGAGRYAPSPSGDLHVGNLRTALLAWAFARSTGRRFLLRIDDLDRVRPGAEERQLADLIAIGLDWDGPVVRQSERLPRYQAAIDRLTAAGRTYECFCTRREIQQAATAPHGPMGAYPGTCRTLTDRARAAFVAEGRSAALRLRAATSEFEIFDELHGRYRGAVDDVVLRRGDGIPAYNLTVVVDDAEQGVDQVVRGDDLLSSTPRQAYLATLLELPVPRYVHVPLVLNTEGRRLAKRDGAVTLADQLALGNTPERVVAAIADSLGYAATSSAELLDSFDPAHLPREPWILDGNGLLQRSRCP, encoded by the coding sequence GTGCCTGAACCGGGCGCGGGCCGGTACGCCCCGAGCCCCTCGGGGGACCTGCACGTGGGCAATCTGCGCACCGCCCTGCTCGCCTGGGCCTTCGCGCGGTCGACCGGCCGCAGATTCCTGCTCCGGATCGACGACCTGGACCGGGTGCGCCCCGGCGCAGAGGAACGCCAGCTCGCCGATCTGATCGCGATCGGGCTGGACTGGGACGGGCCGGTGGTCCGGCAATCCGAGCGGCTCCCGCGCTATCAGGCCGCGATCGACCGGCTCACCGCGGCCGGGCGCACCTACGAATGTTTCTGCACGCGAAGGGAAATACAGCAGGCCGCGACGGCGCCGCACGGTCCGATGGGCGCCTACCCCGGCACCTGCCGCACACTGACCGACCGGGCGCGCGCCGCGTTCGTGGCCGAAGGACGATCGGCCGCGCTGCGGCTGCGCGCGGCGACCAGCGAGTTCGAGATCTTCGACGAACTGCACGGGCGCTATCGCGGCGCGGTCGACGACGTGGTGCTGCGCCGCGGCGACGGCATCCCCGCCTACAACCTCACGGTGGTGGTCGACGACGCGGAACAGGGCGTCGATCAGGTGGTGCGCGGCGACGACCTGCTCTCCTCCACCCCGCGCCAGGCCTACCTCGCGACGTTGCTCGAACTACCGGTCCCGCGCTACGTCCACGTTCCCCTCGTGCTCAACACCGAGGGCAGGCGACTGGCCAAGCGGGACGGCGCGGTGACCCTCGCGGACCAGCTGGCGCTCGGCAACACGCCCGAACGGGTAGTGGCCGCGATCGCCGACTCGCTGGGCTATGCGGCAACCTCGTCGGCGGAGCTCCTCGACAGTTTCGACCCGGCACATCTGCCGCGCGAACCGTGGATACTCGACGGGAATGGGTTGTTGCAACGCAGTCGATGTCCGTAA
- a CDS encoding DUF309 domain-containing protein encodes MVDRDRDDAGRARNSRPRDRLGRPLPSGSVGVARIPDDLELPPQQTLAFAQQLLDDGLAFNAHEVLEAAWKNGPFAERMLWQALAQLAVGVTHIQRGNPKGARTLLTRAATRLSEFRPDGDADAPYGIDRSGLIGYAETLLAALDTRRPIGPAELKPRLCG; translated from the coding sequence ATGGTTGACCGCGATCGCGACGACGCAGGTCGCGCCAGGAACTCTCGTCCGCGCGACCGCCTTGGGCGCCCACTACCCTCCGGAAGTGTCGGAGTTGCCCGAATTCCCGATGATCTTGAATTACCCCCGCAGCAAACGCTCGCCTTCGCTCAGCAACTGCTGGATGACGGTTTGGCATTCAACGCGCACGAGGTATTAGAGGCCGCGTGGAAGAACGGGCCGTTCGCCGAACGGATGCTGTGGCAGGCACTCGCCCAGCTCGCTGTCGGTGTCACACACATCCAGCGCGGTAATCCGAAGGGCGCGCGCACACTGTTGACCCGCGCGGCGACCCGGCTGAGCGAGTTCCGGCCCGATGGCGATGCCGACGCGCCCTACGGCATCGACCGCTCCGGGCTCATCGGCTACGCCGAAACGCTGCTCGCCGCCCTCGACACGCGGCGACCGATCGGCCCCGCGGAGCTGAAGCCGCGGCTGTGCGGCTGA
- a CDS encoding DUF397 domain-containing protein, which translates to MEVDLTDAVWRKSTYSGPDGNCVEVAFLVDGEVAVRDTKDNGYGPVLAFAPGQWDAFLTGVAQGEFGRA; encoded by the coding sequence GTGGAAGTTGATTTGACTGATGCTGTGTGGCGTAAGAGCACATACAGTGGCCCCGACGGGAACTGTGTGGAAGTCGCATTTCTCGTCGACGGCGAAGTCGCGGTTCGCGATACCAAGGACAACGGATATGGCCCGGTGCTGGCCTTTGCGCCGGGACAGTGGGATGCGTTCCTAACCGGAGTTGCGCAGGGGGAGTTCGGGCGCGCCTGA